The Gemmatimonas phototrophica region TTGCGCATGTGCGATCACGGCACGGCGCGTTGCGGATCTCCTTGCTGGGTGAGGCCAGTGCCTTGCAGGCCACGCGACTGCACGCCGCAGCGCTTGATCTGTCAGGATGCGTACAGGTCGTACCGCTCGACACGCTGTTGCACCACGCGTTCCGCGGGCCGCATCCGCAGGCAAGTGTGGCCTGGATTGCCGCCGGGGGAGATGCCGGCGCGCTGGGCACGCTGGCGGCGATGCAGCAGGGCATGCCGGTCGTGGTGCCACAGGAGGCGGCCTACGCCGAGTTGGTCACGCCGGGCGTGACCGGCTTCCGCGTTCCGGCCGACTCGAGTGTGACGGTGGTGGCCGAGGTGGCGCGGGTGCTGTCGGACGCGTCGGCGCAGCGGGCGATGGGTGAAGCCGCCGCTGTTCGCGCCGCACGGGACTACGCGTGGGACCGCTTTGTGGATACGGCCGCGACGTTGCTGGCGCAGGCCGGCGGTGTGGCCGGGACGCGGGTGACGCGCCGGCCGTCACTCACCCCGGCCTGAGCATGAGCGTTCCGGTTTCCCCCCAGAGCGCGGCGCTCGCCAACGGATCGCAGACGTGGCGCAAGCTGCGCCGCGATGGCCGCAGTTGGCTGGGAGTGACGGTGGTGTTGGTGCTTGTCCTGCTGGCCATCGCGGCGCCACTGGTTACCAGCCACGATCCGTCGCGCATTGACCTGCGTCACACGCTGGAGGCACCCAGTCGTACGCACCTGCTGGGCACCGATGCGCAGGGGCGTGATGTGTGGTCGCGGCTCGTCTACGGCGCGCGCATCTCGCTGCTGGTCGGGTTGGCGTCGCAAGGGATTGCGCTCGCCATTGGCGTTGGCCTGGGGCTTGTTGCCGGCTACAGAGGCAAGTGGACGGATGATGTCGTGATGCGAATGGCCGACGTGACCCTGGCCTTCCCGTCGCTCCTGTTGCTGATCGCCATGGCGGCAGCCTTTGAGCCGTCACTCACCATGGTGTGTGTCGTGATTGGTGTGGTGGGGTGGGCGGGCATGGCACGACTGGTGCGCGGCCAGGTGCTGGTGGTGCGCGAGCTGGAGTTCGTGCAGGCCATGCGGGCCATCGGTGCTGGTGACGCCCGTATTCTGTTTCGCCACGTATTGCCCAACGTGATGGCGCCGGTGGTGATTGCCGGCACGCTGGGCATTGCCGGCGCCATCATGGCCGAAGCCGCACTCAGCTTTCTGGGACTCGGCGTACAACCCCCTACGCCCAGCTGGGGGGCCATGATTGCTGATGGGCGCGACCTGTCGCAGCTTCGGAATGCGCCGTGGACGTCGCTGGCGCCCGGGCTCGCCATCGGGTGCGCGGTGCTGGGCTTCAATCTGTTGGGCGATGCGGTACGTGACGCAGTGGATCCGCGATCCTGAGGGGCATGTTGCCATGGCGTTCCTTCTTTCTTCCGCTTACTGCCGCGTCTCATGATCGATACGACTGCGCTCCGCCATCGTGAATA contains the following coding sequences:
- a CDS encoding glycosyltransferase — its product is MRAIAHVRSRHGALRISLLGEASALQATRLHAAALDLSGCVQVVPLDTLLHHAFRGPHPQASVAWIAAGGDAGALGTLAAMQQGMPVVVPQEAAYAELVTPGVTGFRVPADSSVTVVAEVARVLSDASAQRAMGEAAAVRAARDYAWDRFVDTAATLLAQAGGVAGTRVTRRPSLTPA
- a CDS encoding ABC transporter permease, producing MSVPVSPQSAALANGSQTWRKLRRDGRSWLGVTVVLVLVLLAIAAPLVTSHDPSRIDLRHTLEAPSRTHLLGTDAQGRDVWSRLVYGARISLLVGLASQGIALAIGVGLGLVAGYRGKWTDDVVMRMADVTLAFPSLLLLIAMAAAFEPSLTMVCVVIGVVGWAGMARLVRGQVLVVRELEFVQAMRAIGAGDARILFRHVLPNVMAPVVIAGTLGIAGAIMAEAALSFLGLGVQPPTPSWGAMIADGRDLSQLRNAPWTSLAPGLAIGCAVLGFNLLGDAVRDAVDPRS